The segment CGGTCCTGCCCGAGCCGAACTTCTGGACGCCGCGGACGCCCAACTGTTATCGCTTGAGCGGTGCGCCGCAGCCGTTCGGCCTGCGCGATCTGCATGTCCGCGGATCAAATCTCTGGCTGGAAGATCATCGCTTCGTCCTCCGTGCCGCTGCGGCGACGCAAGAAGATCTGAACGACTTCGAAGCGTGGCGTGAAACCGGGCTTGCCGCGATCGTCGAACAGCCGACGCAAGCGCTTTGCGAGCGTGCTCTGCGGGAAGGCCTTTACCTGATCGCCGATCTCTCTGACGCTCGGCATGCTGATATCCGCGGTGAAGTGGCTCGATTAGCCGCGTGGGCGTCGGTCTCGATGGCGATCTTGCCAGGCAGAATCGAACTGCACGACGCCAAACAGTTCGCGCCTCACTTGCCGCTGGCTTGCCTGGGAGAAGAAGCGACGCCAGACTGGGCCGATGTGGTGATCAATTGCCTGGAAAATAACGAAGCGATCGCGACGCCAACGGTCGACGCGCCGGAGATCTTGTGGCGCTGTCAATCGGCGGCGGCGGTTACTCCGGCCGAGTTGCGACTGGAATGCGATCGATTGGCGGCCGAAGTCGTCGGGGCGTCGAACTTTAGCGGCCTCTGGGTCGGGAGCGTGCGATGAGCGAAGAGGCCGCCAAACCGGATGATCGATATGCCCGGCAGACCGCGTATTACGCGATTGGCGCCGAAGGACAGGCGAAACTTGCCGCCGGTACGGCGCTGGTCGTCGGACTCGGCGCGCTCGGAAGCGTGATTGCGGAAACGTTAGCTCGCGCCGGCGTCGGCACGTTGCGGATCGTCGATCGCGACTTCCTCGAATGGAATAACCTTCAGCGTCAGGTTCTCTACACCGAGCAAGACGTCCGCGATCGTCTGCCGAAAGCGGTCGCCGCCGAAAAGCGTCTTCGTGAGATCAACTCCGAGATCACGATCGAGCCGCACGTCTGCGACGTCGACTACCACAACATCGAAGATCTCGCCGCCGGCGTCGACGTGATCATCGACGGCACCGACAACTTCGGCGTTCGCTTTCTGCTGAACGACGCGTCGCTGAAGCTGGGCGTTCCCTGGATCTACGGCGGCTGCGTTGGCGCCGAAGGGCGAATGATGGTAATCCTGCCAGGCGAAACTCCTTGCTTCCGCTGCTTGATGCCGGAACCTCCTCCGGCCGAAATGACCCCGACCTGCGACACGGCCGGCGTCGTCGCGCCGATCGTCAACGTCGTCGCATCGCTCGAAGCGCTGGAAGCGATCAAGCTCCTCTCCGGCAATCGCGACGCCGTGCAGCGCGACCTGGTGGTGATCGACCTCTGGGAAAACCGCTGGCGCCAAGTAAAACTCGACAACTTGCAGGACAACGCCGATTGTCCCGCGTGCGGACAGCAGAAATATGAGTGGCTCCGGGGCGAACTCGGCGG is part of the Blastopirellula sediminis genome and harbors:
- a CDS encoding ThiF family adenylyltransferase gives rise to the protein MSEEAAKPDDRYARQTAYYAIGAEGQAKLAAGTALVVGLGALGSVIAETLARAGVGTLRIVDRDFLEWNNLQRQVLYTEQDVRDRLPKAVAAEKRLREINSEITIEPHVCDVDYHNIEDLAAGVDVIIDGTDNFGVRFLLNDASLKLGVPWIYGGCVGAEGRMMVILPGETPCFRCLMPEPPPAEMTPTCDTAGVVAPIVNVVASLEALEAIKLLSGNRDAVQRDLVVIDLWENRWRQVKLDNLQDNADCPACGQQKYEWLRGELGGHSTVLCGRNAVQISFPDRPSVSLEALAEKLAGVGRVEKNPYLLRLHVDDYVLTIFPDGRAIIAGTTEPTVARTLYSRYVGG